A single window of Macrobrachium nipponense isolate FS-2020 chromosome 31, ASM1510439v2, whole genome shotgun sequence DNA harbors:
- the LOC135206894 gene encoding dnaJ homolog subfamily C member 7-like — protein MFALSTVNIVMKNLLALIPTGSVILPVINKIRNLGLLIGTNATALALGGLLGRARQCIEGQKALQIAQDAAATARMDADDDLFYATEIISLLKEDWMEAQDENLFLLDEIDDMNFNEAVLIQTNEDLLDQLQEEKNNVEKREKECQENRQKVEELKRQAEDNDFYCGYLEEKVKAHEAERKRLTQVATELEQRLRVSQREPASVLARNLDQVKNHGRDTQETQGLQKEAHIMEARVQSLPKKNKDEKPKNDASAEEKAKGNTFYKLGRLEEACECFLRLLNVADEQADNRLRLGLCLLLLGRHSEAIVQLEGLDGRKDLVAAAEALQRMQCHGCPYYILGIAETANLKDIEWAYRKRALKFNPDRCQGSEEERQRKKEIMQKVNYANGLLHDAEERREYDAVREFIKEQAARVFEDPQEAMKVKRKRPGRRAKRMNTKGH, from the exons ATGTTTGCTCTTAGTACAGTTAACATTGTTATGAAAAACTTATTGGCTCTGATCCCTACCGGATCAGTGATACTACCTGTTATAAATAAAATCCGAAACCTCGGATTACTTATTGGTACTAACGCAACAGCTCTTGCTCTGGGAGGACTTCTTGGCCGCGCACGTCAGTGCATTGAAGGACAGAAAGCACTCCAGATTGCTCAAGATGCTGCTGCAACTGCCAGAATGGACGCCGACGACGACCTTTTTTATGCCACCGAAATTATCTCTCTCCTGAAGGAAGACTGGATGGAGGCTCAGGACGAGAACCTTTTCCTCCTGGATGAGATCGACGACATGAATTTCAACGAAGCAGTTCTAATACAGACGAATGAAGACTTACTCGACCAGTTACAGGAAGAAAAAAACAACGTTGAAAAGCGAG agaaagaatgtCAGGAGAACCGACAAAAAGTGGAAGAACTGAAGAGACAAGCTGAAGACAACGATTTCTACTGTGGCTACCTTGAGGAAAAAGTAAAGGCCcacgaagcagagagaaagagactgaccCAGGTGGCCACAGAACTCGAGCAGAGACTGCGAGTCTCACAGCGAGAACCAGCGTCTGTTCTCGCTAGAAATCTGGATCAAGTGAAAAATCACGGTCGTGATACGCAGGAGACTCAAGGTTTGCAGAAGGAGGCCCATATCATGGAAGCCAGAGTTCAGTCGCTTCCGAAGAAGAACAAAGATGAAAAGCCTAAGAATGATGCCTCGGCTGAAGAGAAAGCAAAAGGAAACACGTTCTACAAGCTTGGACGCCTGGAAGAAGCttgtgaatgtttcctcagaTTACTGAATGTGGCCGACGAACAAGCGGACAACAGGCTGAGACTGGGATTGTGTCTCTTGTTGCTTGGCAGACACAGCGAAGCTATAGTCCAGCTTGAAGGATTAGATGGTCGAAAAGATTTGGTTGCAGCCGCCGAAGCTCTCCAAAGAATGCAATGTCACGGCTGCCCCTACTACATCCTGGGAATTGCAGAAACGGCTAATTTGAAGGACATAGAGTGGGCCTACAGGAAGCGGGCACTcaagttcaaccctgataggTGCCAAGGGTCTGAAGAAGAGCGACAACGCAAGAAGGAAATCATGCAGAAGGTCAATTATGCCAACGGTCTCCTGCATGATGCTGAGGAAAGACGAGAATACGACGCTGTCAGGGAGTTCATCAAGGAACAAGCAGCTAGAGTGTTTGAAGATCCTCAGGAGGCCATGAAAGTAAAGAGGAAGAGACCTGGAAGGAGAGCGAAGAGGATGAACACTAAAGGACACTAG